The following coding sequences lie in one Indicator indicator isolate 239-I01 chromosome 2, UM_Iind_1.1, whole genome shotgun sequence genomic window:
- the PRSS35 gene encoding inactive serine protease 35, whose protein sequence is MEHVVLLFILFIPILGFTKGTETEEDFTWHLKKIPQIVSERTFSLDSPKFEAKTKLELNSVCGIECQKRLPMPSLSDLKDLLAYETVFENGTRTLTEVNVLGLVLDPAANTTTQRSLRKKRQIYGTDSRFSIYDKRFMTNFPFNTAVKISTGCSGILISPKHVLTAAHCLHNGKDYVKGSKRLRVGLMKTKSRGDGRRRKGNKRSRREVAVAQEDLKVATEIRRQSKGGGRKQRRSGRKQGSSDGMPSFQWTRVKSTHIPKGWFKGVSEDIALDYDYAVLELKRPHKRKYMELGISPTIKMMPGSMIHFSGFDNDRSGQLVYRFCSISDESSDLFYQYCDAESGSTGSGVYLRLKEPNKKKWKRKIIAVYSGHQWVDVNGEQQDYNVAVRITPLKYAQICFWIHGNDENCTQG, encoded by the coding sequence ATGGAGCACGTGGTACTGCTGTTCATACTCTTCATACCTATACTGGGTTTCACTAAAGGAACAGAAACTGAAGAAGATTTCACTTGGCACCTAAAGAAGATTCCCCAGATTGTAAGTGAAAGAACTTTCTCCCTTGACAGCCCTAAATTTGAAGCAAAAACCAAATTAGAGCTGAACAGTGTATGTGGAATTGAATGTCAGAAAAGACTGCCCATGCCAAGCCTGTCTGACTTGAAGGACCTCTTAGCCTACGAGACTGTTTTTGAAAACGGCACACGGACCCTGACTGAAGTGAATGTCCTTGGGCTAGTGCTTGACCCAGCTGCAAACACAACCACACAGAGGTCCTTGAGAAAGAAGAGGCAGATCTATGGGACGGACAGTAGGTTCAGCATCTACGACAAGCGCTTTATGACCAACTTTCCGTTCAACACAGCTGTGAAGATCTCCACCGGCTGTAGTGGCATTCTCATTTCCCCCAAGCACGTGCTAACAGCTGCTCACTGTCTGCACAATGGCAAAGATTATGTTAAGGGCAGCAAAAGACTGAGGGTGGGCCTGATGAAGACGAAATCCAGAGGCGATGGCCGGAGACGCAAAGGTAATAAAAGAAGTAGGAGAGAAGTTGCTGTGGCCCAAGAGGATCTCAAAGTTGCCACAGAGATAAGGCGACAATCCAAAGGTGGTgggagaaagcagaggagaTCTGGGAGGAAACAGGGGTCCTCAGATGGCATGCCCTCCTTCCAGTGGACCAGAGTGAAGAGTACCCACATCCCAAAAGGCTGGTTTAAGGGTGTCTCTGAGGATATTGCTCTGGATTATGATTATGCTGTTCTTGAGCTCAAGCGTCCTCACAAAAGGAAATACATGGAGCTAGGAATCAGCCCAACAATCAAAATGATGCCTGGGAGCATGATCCACTTCTCAGGTTTTGACAATGACCGATCTGGGCAGCTGGTCTATAGGTTTTGCAGCATTTCCGATGAGTCCAGCGATCTCTTTTATCAGTACTGTGACGCTGAGTCTGGCTCCACTGGATCTGGCGTCTATCTCCGTCTGAAGGAGCCGAACAAGAAGAAGTGGAAGCGCAAAATCATCGCCGTTTACTCAGGCCATCAGTGGGTGGATGTCAACGGTGAACAGCAGGATTACAATGTAGCAGTAAGAATTACTCCTCTCAAATATGCCCAGATCTGCTTCTGGATACATGGGAATGATGAGAATTGCACACAAGGCTGA